The following are encoded in a window of Mustela nigripes isolate SB6536 chromosome 3, MUSNIG.SB6536, whole genome shotgun sequence genomic DNA:
- the METTL5 gene encoding rRNA N6-adenosine-methyltransferase METTL5 isoform X3 — protein sequence MKKLRLKELESRLQQVDVFEKPKLLLEQYPTRPHIAACMLYTIHNTYDDIENKVVADLGCGCGVLSIGTAMLGAGLCVGFDIDEDALEIFNRNVEEFELTNVDMVQCDVCSLSNRMSKSFDTVIMNPPFGTKNNKGTDMAFLKTALEMARTAVYSLHKSSTRDHIQKKATEWKIKIDIIAGGY from the exons atgaagaaattaaggcttAAGGAACTAGAAAGTCGCCTGCAACAAGTGGATGTATTCGAAAAGCCCAAGCTACTTCTAGAACAGTATCCCACCAGGCCGCATATTGCAG CATGTATGCTCTATACAATCCATAATACATATGATGACATTGAAAATAAAGTGGTTGCAGATCTAGGATGTGGTTGTGGCGTTCTTAGCATCGGAACTGCAATGTTAGGAGCGGG GTTGTGTGTTGGATTTGACATAGATGAAGATGCGTTGGAAATATTTAATAGGAATGTGGAGGAGTTTGAGTTAACAAATGTTGACATGGTTCAATGTGATGTGTGCTCATTATCTAACAGAATGTCCAAGTCATTTGATACAGTAATTATGAATCCTCCTTTTGGgaccaaaaataataaag GGACAGATATGGCATTTCTGAAGACTGCTTTGGAAATGGCAAGAACAGCAGTATACTCTTTACACAAATCCTCCACTAGAGAT CATATTCAAAAGAAAGCTACAGAATGGAAAATCAAGATAGATATTATTGCAG